One segment of Paenibacillus sp. FSL R7-0337 DNA contains the following:
- the serC gene encoding 3-phosphoserine/phosphohydroxythreonine transaminase has translation MLSKRAYNFNAGPAALPLAVLERAQAEFVEFRESGMSIMEMSHRGAIYESVHNEAQERLLSLLGNPQGYKVLFIQGGASTQFAMVPLNLIAEGQVGSYVMTGSWADKALKEAKLTGGGHVAASSADKKFLAIPELSSIKAADNAAYLHITSNETIEGTQYAQYPDAGNIPLVADMSSDILSRDFDVNQFGLIYAGAQKNLGPSGVTVVIAKEELISSSPANIPTILRYDTHYKNNSLYNTPPSFSVYMVNEVLKWIEEQGGLAGTEAKNRDKAGLLYDYIDGSGGFYRGVAEEGSRSIMNVTFRMQSEELEKQFIKASEAEGFVGLKGHRSVGGLRASIYNAVPHESVKALADFMKHFQQTQG, from the coding sequence ATTTTGAGCAAGAGAGCATACAATTTTAATGCCGGTCCGGCAGCATTGCCGCTGGCAGTATTGGAACGTGCACAGGCGGAGTTCGTTGAATTCCGGGAGAGCGGAATGTCCATTATGGAGATGTCGCACCGTGGGGCGATATACGAATCCGTGCATAATGAAGCTCAGGAACGCCTGCTTTCGCTCCTCGGCAATCCGCAGGGCTACAAGGTATTGTTCATCCAGGGCGGAGCAAGCACACAGTTCGCCATGGTTCCGCTGAACCTTATCGCTGAAGGCCAGGTTGGCAGCTATGTCATGACAGGAAGCTGGGCGGACAAAGCCCTGAAGGAAGCCAAGCTGACAGGCGGCGGGCATGTAGCCGCATCCTCGGCAGATAAGAAATTCCTGGCTATTCCCGAGCTAAGCAGCATCAAGGCTGCGGACAATGCGGCTTACCTGCACATCACCTCAAATGAGACGATTGAAGGCACGCAGTATGCACAGTATCCTGATGCCGGTAACATTCCGCTGGTTGCTGATATGTCCAGTGATATTCTAAGCCGCGACTTCGATGTGAACCAATTCGGCCTGATCTATGCCGGTGCACAGAAGAATCTCGGACCGTCGGGCGTCACCGTAGTGATAGCCAAGGAAGAGCTGATTTCCAGTTCTCCGGCGAATATTCCAACGATTCTGCGGTATGATACTCATTACAAGAACAACTCTCTCTACAATACGCCGCCATCCTTCTCTGTATATATGGTTAACGAAGTGTTAAAATGGATTGAGGAACAGGGCGGGCTTGCCGGCACTGAAGCCAAGAACCGTGACAAAGCAGGTCTCCTGTATGATTATATCGACGGCAGCGGCGGCTTTTACCGCGGAGTTGCGGAAGAAGGCAGCCGTTCCATCATGAATGTAACGTTCCGGATGCAATCGGAGGAGCTGGAGAAGCAGTTCATCAAAGCTTCCGAAGCGGAAGGCTTTGTCGGCCTCAAGGGACACCGCAGCGTAGGCGGCTTACGGGCTTCGATCTACAACGCCGTCCCACATGAGAGCGTGAAGGCGCTGGCTGATTTCATGAAGCATTTCCAGCAAACCCAAGGGTAA
- the trmL gene encoding tRNA (uridine(34)/cytosine(34)/5-carboxymethylaminomethyluridine(34)-2'-O)-methyltransferase TrmL yields the protein MALHIVLVEPEIPANTGNIARTCAATGTHLHLVHPLGFRTDDATLKRAGLDYWHAVNIEYHNSFSEVLEKYQEGRFFYATTKAKKRYSDFAFRDGDFFVFGKETKGLPAEILEAGQETAMRMPMSEAVRSLNLSNSAAIVVYEALRQLDFPQLF from the coding sequence ATGGCATTACACATTGTGCTGGTGGAACCGGAAATTCCGGCGAATACCGGCAATATCGCCCGTACTTGTGCGGCGACAGGTACTCATCTCCACCTCGTACACCCGCTGGGTTTCCGCACAGATGATGCTACGCTGAAGCGTGCCGGACTCGATTATTGGCATGCGGTGAATATTGAATATCATAATTCCTTCAGTGAAGTATTGGAGAAGTATCAGGAAGGGCGGTTCTTCTACGCGACCACCAAGGCCAAGAAGCGCTATAGTGATTTCGCCTTCCGGGATGGAGATTTCTTCGTGTTCGGGAAAGAAACCAAGGGCTTGCCGGCTGAGATCCTGGAGGCTGGTCAGGAAACGGCGATGCGGATGCCGATGAGTGAGGCGGTCAGATCGCTTAATTTGTCCAATTCAGCAGCAATTGTGGTCTATGAAGCGCTCCGGCAACTGGATTTCCCACAACTTTTCTAA
- a CDS encoding AbrB/MazE/SpoVT family DNA-binding domain-containing protein — translation MKPAGVVRKVDQLGRIVLPKSLRKRYQMNEGDPVEILVQGDHIILERYRPKCVFCGSMEGVSEYKDRYICSSCLTEMTQLPKHA, via the coding sequence ATGAAACCTGCTGGCGTTGTACGTAAAGTAGATCAGCTGGGTAGAATTGTTCTGCCTAAGTCTCTGCGTAAAAGGTATCAAATGAATGAAGGTGATCCTGTAGAAATTCTCGTTCAGGGCGACCATATTATTCTGGAGCGTTACCGTCCGAAGTGTGTCTTCTGCGGATCTATGGAAGGCGTAAGCGAATATAAAGACCGTTACATTTGTTCAAGCTGCCTTACTGAGATGACCCAACTGCCAAAACACGCGTAA